The Oxalobacteraceae bacterium OTU3CINTB1 genome includes a window with the following:
- a CDS encoding putative DNA modification/repair radical SAM protein produces MELTDKLEILADAAKYDASCASSGAPKRNSIGKDGFGATTGMGICHSYTPDGRCVSLLKILLTNYCLYDCQYCVNRRTSNVPRARFTVAEVVKLTTDFYLRNYIDGLFLSSGIIQSADYTMEQLVQVARELREVHQFRGYIHLKTIPDADPALIAAAGRYADRLSVNIELPTQDSVQKLAPEKSVHTIKLAMGSIRRKLDEKAEEPKSPRFAPAGQSTQMIVGADASDDQQILTTAETLYGSYKLKRVYYSAFSPIPQSPKSVPLAPPPMLREHRLYQADFLLRSYGFQVKELLPATGNLALDIDPKLAWALEHREHFPMDLNRAEPHMIARIPGIGLRNAQRLIDLRRLRQIRYADLSRLRCSMKKISPFIITADYFPSNDAGPSEHLRRAMADAPQQMNLWPELQAA; encoded by the coding sequence ATGGAGTTGACGGACAAGCTGGAGATCCTGGCCGATGCGGCCAAGTACGACGCCTCCTGCGCCAGCAGCGGCGCGCCGAAGCGCAACTCGATCGGCAAGGACGGTTTCGGCGCGACCACCGGCATGGGCATTTGCCACAGCTATACGCCGGACGGCCGCTGCGTGTCGCTGCTGAAAATCCTGCTCACCAATTACTGCCTGTACGATTGCCAATACTGCGTCAACCGCCGCACCTCGAACGTGCCGCGCGCCCGCTTTACTGTGGCTGAAGTGGTTAAATTAACCACCGATTTCTACCTCCGCAATTACATCGACGGGCTGTTTCTCAGTTCCGGCATCATCCAGTCGGCCGATTACACGATGGAGCAGCTGGTGCAGGTGGCGCGCGAACTGCGCGAGGTGCACCAGTTTCGCGGCTACATACACCTGAAGACGATTCCGGACGCCGATCCGGCGCTGATCGCTGCCGCCGGCCGCTACGCGGACCGCTTGAGCGTCAATATCGAGCTGCCGACGCAGGACAGCGTGCAGAAGCTGGCGCCGGAAAAAAGCGTCCACACCATCAAGCTGGCGATGGGCTCCATCCGCCGCAAGCTCGATGAAAAGGCCGAGGAACCCAAGTCGCCGCGTTTCGCGCCGGCCGGGCAAAGCACGCAAATGATCGTCGGCGCCGACGCCAGCGACGACCAGCAGATCCTGACGACCGCGGAGACGCTGTACGGCAGCTACAAGCTCAAACGCGTGTATTACTCGGCCTTCAGCCCGATTCCGCAAAGTCCAAAAAGCGTGCCACTGGCGCCGCCGCCGATGCTGCGCGAGCACCGGTTGTACCAGGCCGATTTCCTGCTGCGCAGCTACGGCTTCCAGGTGAAAGAGCTGCTGCCGGCGACCGGCAATCTGGCGCTCGACATCGATCCCAAGCTGGCGTGGGCACTGGAGCACCGCGAGCATTTTCCGATGGACCTCAACCGCGCCGAGCCGCACATGATCGCGCGCATCCCCGGCATCGGCCTGCGCAACGCCCAGCGCCTGATCGATCTGCGGCGACTGCGGCAAATACGTTACGCCGATCTGTCGCGGCTGCGCTGCAGTATGAAGAAGATTTCGCCTTTCATCATCACGGCCGACTACTTCCCGTCCAACGATGCCGGTCCGTCCGAGCATTTGCGCCGCGCCATGGCCGACGCGCCCCAGCAGATGAACCTGTGGCCGGAGCTGCAGGCGGCATGA
- the hisC gene encoding histidinol-phosphate transaminase, whose product MSRFWSDIVHELTPYTPGEQVRMPNLIKLNTNENPYGPSPKAVAAMQAAVGDSLRLYSDPASTAVKEAVARRFGLTRAQVFVGNSSDEVLAHTFHALLKHDKPLLCPDISYSFYPTYCSLYGIEARQVPLNAQFEIDVADYAQPCGAIIIANPNAPTGIALPLDRIEALLAAHPDQVVVIDEAYVDFGADSAIALLDRYDNLLVVQTLSKSRSLAGLRVGFAVGHPDLIAGLERVKNSFNCYPLGQVAQAGAVAAIEDTAYMEQTSQAIIATRAWLTERMLELGFEVLPSRANFIFARHPGHDGAGLAAALRERAILVRHFKQARIDQFLRISIGTDQECAALVDALKVIIL is encoded by the coding sequence GTGAGCCGTTTTTGGAGTGACATCGTTCACGAACTGACGCCGTACACGCCGGGCGAGCAGGTTCGCATGCCCAACCTGATCAAACTGAACACCAACGAGAACCCATACGGGCCGTCGCCAAAGGCGGTGGCGGCGATGCAGGCCGCCGTTGGCGATTCGCTGCGGCTGTACTCCGATCCCGCCAGCACAGCGGTCAAGGAGGCGGTGGCGAGGCGCTTCGGCCTGACGCGGGCGCAGGTCTTTGTCGGCAACAGCTCGGACGAGGTGTTGGCCCATACCTTCCATGCGCTGCTCAAGCACGACAAGCCGCTGCTTTGCCCGGACATCAGCTACAGCTTTTATCCGACCTATTGCAGCCTGTATGGCATCGAGGCGCGCCAGGTGCCGCTGAACGCGCAGTTCGAGATCGATGTCGCCGATTACGCGCAGCCGTGTGGCGCCATCATCATCGCCAATCCGAACGCGCCGACCGGCATCGCGCTGCCGCTAGACCGGATCGAAGCGCTGCTGGCCGCGCATCCGGACCAGGTGGTGGTGATCGACGAAGCTTATGTGGACTTCGGCGCCGACAGCGCCATCGCGCTGCTGGACCGTTACGACAATCTGCTGGTGGTGCAGACCTTGTCCAAATCCCGTTCGCTGGCCGGCCTGCGGGTCGGTTTCGCGGTTGGCCATCCGGACCTGATCGCGGGGCTGGAGCGGGTGAAGAACAGCTTTAACTGCTATCCGCTGGGGCAGGTGGCGCAGGCGGGCGCCGTTGCGGCAATCGAGGACACGGCGTATATGGAGCAGACGTCGCAAGCGATCATCGCCACGCGCGCGTGGTTGACGGAGCGGATGCTGGAACTGGGGTTCGAGGTGCTGCCGTCGCGCGCGAACTTCATCTTCGCGCGCCATCCGGGGCACGACGGCGCAGGCCTCGCGGCGGCGTTGCGCGAGCGGGCCATCCTGGTGCGGCATTTCAAGCAGGCGCGTATCGACCAGTTCCTGCGGATCTCGATTGGCACCGACCAGGAATGCGCCGCGTTGGTCGACGCGCTGAAAGTGATCATTTTGTAA
- a CDS encoding cystathionine beta-lyase, which produces MTIKKSPQTALIHSDYQAPEGFAAFPSAIHHASTVLFKNVAAMRSGDWKEKNSYTYGLHGTPTTFTLEARLAEIEDGKHCLLAPSGLAAIAMVDFAVLKAGDDVLLPDNVYNPNRELGRWLSADFGITARYYDPLIGAGIAALIQPNTKLIWTEAPGSVSMEVPDLPAICAAAHACGVLVALDNTWSAGLALRGFDVGVDIIMQALTKYQSGGSDVLMGAVITRDAALNERLSLAHMRLGMGVGADDAYLVLRGLPTMRLRFDAHDAAARKLAAWLQARPEITKVLHPAFADCPGHDIWKRDFSGAGGLFSVLFDSRFTEEQTDRFVDALELFKIGYSWGGANSLVMPYRIQHMRKDWNDQGILVRFNVGLEDVNDLIADIERAMGAMQ; this is translated from the coding sequence ATGACGATTAAAAAATCCCCGCAAACGGCACTGATCCACTCCGACTACCAGGCGCCGGAAGGTTTCGCCGCCTTCCCCAGCGCGATCCACCACGCGTCGACGGTACTGTTCAAGAACGTCGCGGCCATGCGCTCGGGCGACTGGAAAGAGAAGAACTCCTATACCTACGGCCTGCACGGCACGCCGACGACCTTCACGCTTGAGGCGCGCCTTGCCGAAATCGAGGACGGCAAACACTGCCTGCTGGCGCCGAGCGGGCTGGCTGCCATCGCCATGGTCGATTTCGCCGTGCTCAAGGCCGGCGACGACGTGCTGTTGCCCGATAACGTCTACAACCCCAACCGCGAGCTGGGACGCTGGCTGTCGGCCGATTTCGGCATCACAGCGCGTTACTACGATCCGTTGATCGGCGCCGGCATCGCCGCGCTGATCCAGCCCAACACAAAGCTGATCTGGACCGAGGCGCCGGGATCGGTGTCGATGGAGGTCCCGGACCTGCCGGCCATTTGCGCCGCCGCGCACGCGTGCGGCGTGCTGGTCGCGCTGGATAACACCTGGTCGGCCGGCCTGGCGCTGCGCGGTTTCGATGTGGGCGTCGACATCATCATGCAGGCGCTGACCAAGTACCAGTCCGGCGGCTCGGATGTGCTGATGGGCGCCGTCATCACGCGCGACGCCGCGCTCAATGAGCGTTTGAGCCTGGCCCACATGCGGCTCGGCATGGGCGTTGGCGCGGACGACGCCTATCTCGTGCTGCGCGGCCTGCCGACGATGCGCCTGCGCTTCGACGCCCACGACGCCGCCGCCCGCAAGCTGGCGGCGTGGCTGCAAGCGCGTCCCGAGATCACCAAAGTGCTGCATCCGGCCTTTGCCGATTGTCCGGGCCACGACATCTGGAAGCGCGATTTCAGCGGCGCGGGGGGCTTGTTCTCGGTGCTGTTCGATTCGCGCTTCACCGAAGAACAGACCGACCGCTTCGTCGATGCGCTGGAACTGTTCAAGATCGGTTACAGCTGGGGAGGCGCCAACAGCCTGGTGATGCCGTACCGGATCCAGCACATGCGCAAGGACTGGAACGACCAGGGCATTCTGGTGCGCTTCAACGTCGGCCTGGAAGACGTCAACGATTTGATCGCGGATATCGAACGCGCGATGGGAGCAATGCAGTGA